One Edaphobacter flagellatus genomic region harbors:
- the gnd gene encoding phosphogluconate dehydrogenase (NAD(+)-dependent, decarboxylating), with amino-acid sequence MELGIIGLGKMGFNMAERLKLAGHKVVGFDFNKDATARLTAAGSLGVNSLEDLVKNLSTPRAVWVMVPSGDPVDQTIAKLEGLLSKGDTIIDGGNSNYKDTQRRHAAVTAKGFEYVDCGTSGGVWGLKEGYSLMIGGDKAPVERLTPIFQALAPSPTEGWGHVGPSGAGHFVKMVHNGIEYGLMQAYAEGFSIMKAKEELGLDLTQISHIWQKGSVVRSWLLDLTAGALDKNPTLAGLEAWVPDSGEGRWTVTEAIDLNISAPVITESLIRRLRSREENNFTDRMISIMRGAFGGHDVKKAE; translated from the coding sequence ATGGAATTAGGAATTATTGGCCTTGGGAAGATGGGCTTCAACATGGCGGAGCGTTTGAAGCTGGCGGGCCATAAGGTTGTCGGGTTCGACTTCAACAAGGATGCGACGGCGCGGTTGACGGCGGCAGGTTCGCTGGGCGTGAACTCCCTTGAAGACCTGGTGAAGAATCTGTCGACCCCGCGTGCGGTGTGGGTGATGGTGCCTTCGGGCGATCCGGTGGACCAGACGATTGCGAAGCTAGAGGGCCTGCTGTCGAAGGGGGACACGATCATTGACGGTGGCAACTCGAACTATAAGGACACGCAGCGCCGCCATGCTGCGGTGACGGCCAAGGGATTTGAGTATGTGGATTGCGGCACTTCAGGCGGCGTATGGGGCCTGAAGGAGGGCTACAGCCTGATGATTGGCGGCGATAAGGCTCCGGTGGAGCGGCTGACGCCGATCTTTCAGGCGCTTGCTCCTTCGCCGACGGAGGGCTGGGGCCACGTCGGGCCTTCGGGCGCGGGTCACTTCGTGAAGATGGTGCACAACGGCATTGAGTATGGATTGATGCAGGCGTATGCCGAGGGCTTCTCGATCATGAAGGCGAAGGAAGAGCTGGGTCTGGACCTGACGCAGATCTCGCATATCTGGCAGAAGGGCTCGGTTGTGCGTTCGTGGCTGCTGGACCTGACGGCAGGTGCGCTGGATAAGAATCCTACGCTGGCCGGGCTGGAGGCGTGGGTTCCGGATTCGGGTGAAGGACGCTGGACGGTGACGGAGGCGATCGATCTGAATATTTCGGCACCGGTGATTACAGAGTCGTTGATTCGCAGACTGCGTTCGCGCGAAGAGAACAATTTTACGGATCGCATGATCTCGATTATGCGTGGCGCGTTTGGCGGCCACGACGTGAAGAAGGCCGAGTAG
- a CDS encoding oxidoreductase has translation MANSSVSSNSDRVWFITGASTGFGRILAEEVLKRGERVVATARKVEQVKDLEEKFPGKALAVTLDVTKQEQVDAALAKTLERFGRVDVLVNNAGYGVAGAIEEVSEAELAPMYETNVFGLLRVTRTFLPQLRKQRSGHILNLSSIGGLTAGPGWGLYQSTKFAVEGLSEALAQEVAPLGIKLTIVEPGPFRTDFLGRSGVEAAKRIHDYDATAGNARRYMNEQDGKQPGDPLKAVQAMIQVVDEENPPLRLLLGAGALKRVREKIDRWQKELAAWEPVTVGADFPPGQ, from the coding sequence ATGGCGAATTCATCGGTTTCTTCCAATTCGGATCGTGTCTGGTTCATCACCGGTGCGTCTACGGGGTTTGGGCGCATATTGGCTGAGGAAGTTTTGAAACGCGGCGAGCGGGTTGTTGCGACGGCACGCAAGGTGGAGCAGGTCAAAGACCTTGAAGAAAAGTTTCCCGGTAAAGCGTTGGCCGTGACGCTGGATGTCACGAAGCAGGAGCAGGTAGATGCAGCCCTGGCGAAGACGCTGGAGCGATTTGGCCGGGTGGATGTTCTGGTGAACAATGCCGGTTACGGTGTTGCGGGCGCGATCGAAGAGGTCTCCGAGGCAGAGCTGGCGCCGATGTATGAGACGAATGTCTTTGGGCTGCTGCGTGTGACACGCACGTTTCTGCCCCAGCTTCGTAAACAGCGCAGCGGGCACATACTCAATCTCTCTTCCATTGGTGGACTGACCGCGGGACCGGGTTGGGGTCTGTACCAGAGCACAAAGTTTGCGGTGGAGGGGCTGTCGGAGGCTCTGGCGCAAGAGGTTGCTCCGCTGGGAATCAAGCTGACGATTGTTGAGCCGGGGCCATTTCGCACGGACTTCCTTGGGCGCTCTGGGGTGGAAGCGGCGAAGAGGATTCATGACTACGATGCGACGGCAGGTAATGCGCGCCGCTATATGAATGAGCAGGATGGAAAGCAGCCGGGCGATCCGCTGAAGGCTGTGCAGGCCATGATTCAGGTTGTGGATGAGGAGAATCCTCCGCTGCGGCTGCTGTTGGGAGCGGGCGCGCTGAAGCGCGTGCGGGAGAAGATCGACCGGTGGCAGAAGGAGCTGGCGGCATGGGAGCCGGTAACGGTTGGAGCGGATTTTCCTCCCGGGCAATGA
- the rpiA gene encoding ribose-5-phosphate isomerase RpiA produces MTQGLTQDGAKRMAARHALEFVEDGMSLGLGTGTTSAIFIQELGERVKGGLKVRGIATSAASQKLAESLSIPITNFEETPELDLAIDGADEVGPGLALIKGGGGALLREKIVESAARKFIVIADSSKLVQKLGKFPLPVEVIQMAKPTVERRLAALGLNPKLRHHADGSKYITDENNFILDCFCGEIDDPAKTAADIRAIVGVVEHGLFLNMASFALIASDQGVAKVAR; encoded by the coding sequence ATGACACAGGGCTTGACACAGGACGGGGCAAAGCGGATGGCGGCCCGGCACGCGCTGGAGTTTGTCGAGGATGGGATGTCGCTGGGACTTGGGACCGGCACCACCTCGGCGATCTTCATCCAAGAGCTGGGTGAGCGGGTCAAGGGCGGGCTGAAGGTGCGGGGTATTGCAACTTCAGCCGCCAGCCAGAAACTGGCTGAATCGCTGTCGATTCCAATTACAAATTTTGAAGAGACGCCGGAGCTGGATCTGGCGATTGATGGCGCGGATGAGGTTGGGCCGGGCCTGGCGTTGATTAAAGGCGGCGGCGGCGCGCTGTTGCGCGAGAAGATCGTCGAGAGTGCGGCGCGGAAGTTTATTGTGATTGCGGATTCGAGCAAACTGGTACAGAAGCTGGGCAAGTTTCCGCTGCCGGTTGAGGTCATCCAGATGGCGAAGCCGACGGTGGAAAGAAGGCTTGCGGCGCTGGGGTTGAATCCAAAACTGCGCCATCATGCGGATGGCTCGAAGTACATCACCGACGAGAACAATTTCATTCTTGATTGCTTCTGCGGGGAGATCGACGATCCGGCGAAGACGGCTGCCGATATTCGCGCGATTGTCGGCGTTGTGGAGCATGGATTGTTTCTGAATATGGCATCGTTTGCTCTGATTGCAAGCGACCAGGGTGTTGCGAAGGTTGCGAGATAG